The proteins below are encoded in one region of Juglans microcarpa x Juglans regia isolate MS1-56 chromosome 4D, Jm3101_v1.0, whole genome shotgun sequence:
- the LOC121260407 gene encoding uncharacterized protein LOC121260407 — translation MYPTAILTLFLLLSPFSTSSPVAITDDGSSAYKALVDFNFPVGLLPKGAVGYELDQASGRFYAYLNGSCGYSLEGSYELKYKSTISGYISENRLSSLTGISVKVLFLWLNIVEVVRKGDELELSVGIASASFPIDNFYDCPQCGCGFDCDKGQVRKLKLNRFFFFHLIGIWNSKRCSLWDLDGVSYFASD, via the coding sequence ATGTATCCGACGGCGATTCTcaccctcttcctcctcctatCACCATTCTCCACCTCATCCCCCGTAGCCATCACCGACGATGGATCCTCTGCGTACAAGGCCCTCGTGGATTTCAACTTCCCCGTCGGTCTCCTCCCCAAGGGTGCCGTGGGCTACGAACTGGACCAAGCCTCTGGAAGATTCTACGCCTATCTGAACGGCTCGTGCGGTTACTCGCTCGAGGGATCGTATGAATTGAAATACAAGTCCACCATCAGTGGCTACATCTCTGAGAACAGGCTCTCGAGCCTGACTGGTATCAGCGTCAAGGTTTTGTTCTTGTGGCTGAATATCGTGGAGGTGGTTAGGAAAGGGGACGAGCTTGAGTTATCTGTAGGTATTGCATCGGCGTCTTTTCCTATTGATAATTTCTACGACTGCCCGCAGTGTGGCTGTGGATTTGATTGCGATAAGGGGCAAGTAAGGAAATTGAAATTGAAccgtttttttttcttccatttgatCGGAATTTGGAACTCTAAAAGATGTTCTTTGTGGGATTTGGATGGCGTTTCTTATTTCGCATCAGACTAA